The proteins below are encoded in one region of Pseudonocardia sp. DSM 110487:
- a CDS encoding xanthine dehydrogenase family protein molybdopterin-binding subunit, translated as MTELLETMAVGRDIVRRDGADKVRGIAPYAYETPVPNPAYCHPVQATIARGRVSWIDTTAAEVLDGVLAVLTPATAERLASTDDAELAVLQDTEVAFRGQFIGVVVAETSEIARRAADLVRVEYDVEPHDVTLTADRDDLYAPEVVNPTFPTDWGEGDVDTALAEAPVTVRQTYTTAMYHNNPIEPHATTALWDGATLTLWDSTQGVHPDRAGVCKVFGLDEERVRVICPYVGGGFGSKGTPHAHVVLAVLAARAVPGRAVKLALTRQQMFALAGYRTPTIQRIQLGADRDGHLVALAHDVVEQTSRIKEFAEQTAVPSRHMYAAPHRRTTHRLAALDVPVPSWMRAPGECPGMFAPEVAMDELANELGIDPIELRIRNEPDADPESRKPFSSRGLVECLREGAERFGWGGRDPRPAVRREGDWLVGTGVASSIYPAMRQRSSAVIRFDAGRYVARIGAADLGTGAWTVLAQITADALGVPTEDVDVLIGDTDHPAASVAGGSSGTSSWGSALVAAARAFREKFGTDPDDGDEMDAAIGPNPETEHYAMFAFGAQFAEARVHADTGEIRVPRLLGVFDAGRIVNPRTARSQFIGGTTMGLSMALEEESILDPRFGHVVNHDLAEYHVAVDADVGDVQAYWLDRPDPRVNPMGAKGIGEIGIVGTAAAVSNAVHHATGVRVRELPITLDKLLDALP; from the coding sequence ATGACCGAACTGCTCGAGACCATGGCCGTCGGGCGCGACATCGTGCGCCGCGACGGCGCCGACAAGGTGCGCGGCATCGCCCCCTACGCCTACGAGACACCGGTGCCGAACCCGGCGTACTGCCACCCGGTACAGGCGACGATCGCCCGTGGCCGGGTGAGCTGGATCGACACGACGGCGGCCGAGGTCCTCGACGGGGTGCTCGCCGTGCTCACCCCGGCCACCGCGGAGCGCCTCGCGTCCACCGACGACGCCGAGCTCGCCGTGCTGCAGGACACCGAGGTCGCCTTCCGCGGGCAGTTCATCGGGGTCGTGGTCGCCGAGACGTCCGAGATCGCGCGCCGGGCCGCCGACCTCGTGCGGGTCGAGTACGACGTAGAGCCGCACGACGTCACGCTGACCGCCGACCGCGACGATCTGTACGCCCCTGAGGTGGTCAACCCGACCTTCCCCACCGACTGGGGCGAGGGCGACGTCGACACCGCACTCGCCGAAGCGCCGGTGACGGTGCGGCAGACCTACACGACCGCGATGTACCACAACAACCCGATCGAGCCGCACGCCACGACCGCCCTGTGGGACGGCGCCACGCTGACGCTCTGGGACTCCACCCAGGGCGTGCACCCGGACCGCGCGGGCGTCTGCAAGGTCTTCGGCCTCGACGAGGAGCGGGTGCGCGTGATCTGCCCGTACGTGGGAGGCGGCTTCGGATCGAAGGGCACCCCGCACGCGCACGTCGTCCTCGCGGTACTCGCGGCGCGGGCCGTGCCCGGGCGCGCGGTGAAGCTGGCGCTCACCCGCCAGCAGATGTTCGCCCTCGCCGGCTACCGGACCCCGACGATCCAGCGGATCCAGCTGGGCGCCGACCGGGACGGGCACCTGGTCGCACTCGCGCACGACGTGGTCGAGCAGACCTCGCGGATCAAGGAGTTCGCCGAGCAGACCGCGGTGCCGAGCCGCCACATGTACGCGGCGCCGCACCGGCGCACCACCCACCGGCTCGCGGCGCTGGACGTGCCGGTGCCGTCCTGGATGCGGGCGCCCGGCGAGTGTCCCGGGATGTTCGCGCCCGAGGTCGCGATGGACGAGCTGGCCAACGAGCTGGGCATCGACCCGATCGAGCTGCGGATCCGCAACGAGCCCGACGCCGACCCGGAGTCCCGCAAGCCGTTCTCCAGCCGCGGCCTCGTGGAATGCCTGCGGGAGGGCGCCGAGCGGTTCGGGTGGGGCGGCCGCGACCCTCGCCCCGCCGTTCGCCGGGAGGGCGACTGGCTGGTCGGCACGGGCGTCGCGTCGTCGATCTACCCGGCGATGCGCCAGCGCTCCAGCGCAGTGATCCGGTTCGACGCCGGTCGGTACGTCGCCCGGATCGGCGCCGCCGATCTCGGCACCGGCGCATGGACCGTGCTCGCGCAGATCACCGCCGACGCGCTGGGTGTGCCGACCGAGGACGTCGACGTGCTGATCGGGGACACCGACCACCCGGCCGCATCGGTCGCGGGCGGCTCGTCCGGCACGTCCAGCTGGGGATCGGCGCTGGTGGCGGCCGCGCGCGCGTTCCGAGAGAAGTTCGGCACCGACCCCGACGACGGCGACGAGATGGACGCGGCCATCGGACCGAACCCGGAGACCGAGCACTACGCGATGTTCGCGTTCGGCGCGCAGTTCGCCGAGGCGCGCGTGCACGCCGACACGGGCGAGATCCGGGTGCCCCGGCTGCTCGGCGTGTTCGACGCCGGGCGGATCGTCAACCCGCGCACCGCCCGCTCCCAGTTCATCGGCGGCACGACGATGGGGCTGTCGATGGCGCTCGAGGAGGAGAGCATCCTCGATCCGCGGTTCGGCCATGTCGTGAACCACGACCTCGCCGAATACCACGTGGCGGTCGACGCCGACGTCGGCGACGTGCAGGCGTACTGGCTGGACCGGCCGGACCCGCGCGTCAACCCGATGGGCGCGAAGGGCATCGGCGAGATCGGGATCGTCGGCACCGCGGCAGCCGTGTCGAACGCGGTGCACCACGCCACGGGCGTGCGGGTGCGCGAGCTGCCGATCACGCTGGACAAGCTGCTGGACGCACTCCCTTAG
- a CDS encoding xanthine dehydrogenase family protein subunit M encodes MKPFTFETPADAAAAVQAVSADPDAAFLAGGTNLVDHLKLGVAEPDLLVDITALTSAEVTDLDDGGLRIGAGVRNSDLAADRRVRERYPVLAEALLSGASGQLRNMATSGGNPLQRTRCVYFQDVTTPCNKREPESGCSAIGGATRGQAVLGASEHCIATHPSDMAVALAALDAQVHVLGVDGERTLPFVDLHRLPEDRPEQDTVLAHGDLITAIDLPPLPLARRSRYRKVRDRASYAFALVSVAAALDVADGVVRDCRIAFGGVAHKPWRAWRAEDVLRGTTAETRSYRAAAEAELADARPQDGIDGGNAFKIPLLTRTLVAVLRELAEES; translated from the coding sequence ATGAAGCCCTTCACCTTCGAGACCCCTGCCGACGCGGCCGCCGCGGTGCAGGCGGTGAGCGCCGACCCGGACGCGGCGTTCCTCGCCGGTGGCACCAACCTCGTCGACCACCTCAAACTCGGCGTGGCCGAACCCGACCTGCTCGTCGACATCACGGCGCTCACGTCCGCCGAGGTCACCGACCTCGACGACGGCGGCCTCCGCATCGGCGCGGGCGTCCGCAACAGTGACCTGGCCGCCGACCGGCGCGTCCGCGAGCGGTACCCGGTGCTCGCGGAGGCGCTGCTCTCCGGCGCCTCGGGGCAGCTGCGCAACATGGCGACGAGTGGCGGCAACCCGCTGCAGCGCACCCGGTGCGTCTACTTCCAGGACGTCACCACGCCGTGCAACAAGCGCGAGCCCGAATCGGGGTGCTCGGCCATCGGGGGTGCCACCCGCGGGCAGGCAGTGCTCGGCGCCTCCGAACACTGCATCGCCACCCACCCGTCCGACATGGCGGTGGCCCTCGCCGCGCTCGACGCACAGGTGCACGTGCTCGGCGTCGACGGCGAGCGCACTCTCCCGTTCGTCGACCTGCACCGGCTACCCGAGGATCGACCCGAGCAGGACACCGTTCTCGCGCACGGTGACCTGATCACCGCCATCGACCTGCCGCCGCTGCCGCTGGCGCGCCGCTCGCGGTACCGCAAGGTGCGCGACCGCGCCTCGTACGCGTTCGCGCTGGTCTCGGTGGCCGCCGCGCTCGACGTGGCGGACGGGGTCGTGCGCGACTGCCGGATCGCGTTCGGCGGCGTCGCCCACAAGCCGTGGCGCGCATGGCGCGCGGAGGACGTGCTGCGTGGGACGACGGCCGAGACCCGCAGCTACCGCGCAGCCGCCGAGGCCGAGCTGGCCGACGCCCGCCCGCAGGACGGGATAGACGGCGGCAACGCGTTCAAGATCCCGCTGCTCACGCGCACGCTCGTGGCGGTCCTGCGCGAGCTCGCCGAGGAGTCCTGA
- a CDS encoding (2Fe-2S)-binding protein, translated as MDADITLIVDGVPRPVTVDTRTTLLDALRERLGVTSPKKGCDHGQCGACTVLLDGRRTLACLALAVAHNGHEVTTADGLARGGELHPVQQAFLDHDGLQCGYCTPGQVCSAVGMLDELGSGWASAVTPHGSEPRLDHDEVAERMSGNLCRCGAYVGIVAAVTSAGVTSAGEQR; from the coding sequence ATGGACGCCGACATCACGCTGATCGTCGATGGCGTACCGCGCCCCGTCACCGTCGACACCCGCACGACGCTGCTCGACGCCCTCCGCGAGCGGTTGGGGGTGACGAGCCCGAAGAAGGGCTGCGACCACGGGCAGTGCGGCGCGTGCACCGTGCTGCTCGACGGCAGACGGACGCTGGCCTGCCTCGCGCTCGCCGTTGCGCACAACGGCCACGAGGTGACCACCGCGGACGGGCTCGCGCGGGGCGGCGAGCTGCATCCGGTGCAGCAGGCGTTCCTCGACCACGACGGCCTCCAGTGCGGCTACTGCACGCCCGGCCAGGTCTGCTCCGCGGTTGGCATGCTCGACGAGCTGGGGTCCGGGTGGGCCAGCGCCGTGACGCCGCACGGGAGCGAACCGCGGCTGGACCACGACGAGGTCGCGGAGCGGATGAGCGGCAACCTCTGCCGCTGTGGGGCGTACGTCGGCATCGTCGCGGCGGTCACGTCGGCTGGGGTGACCTCGGCGGGAGAACAACGATGA
- a CDS encoding TetR/AcrR family transcriptional regulator codes for MDTSEAAPPRERIIAAALDLLAEGGEDAVSTRAVSAAAGVQPPTIYRFFGDKQGLLDAVAAHGLRTYLETKSAVPPSGDPVADLRRGWDLHVELGLARPALYALMYGRPRAAASPAARAAADILAGHIQRIAEAGRLRVPEALAADLVRAVGSGTTLALIATPEDQRDPALSTAAREAVIASITTDQPIGREPGPVTAAVALRAALPHVDALTAGEKALLAEWLDRIRA; via the coding sequence GTGGACACCAGCGAGGCGGCACCCCCGAGGGAGCGCATCATCGCCGCGGCCCTGGATCTGCTCGCCGAGGGCGGTGAGGACGCGGTCTCCACGCGAGCGGTCAGCGCCGCTGCCGGGGTGCAGCCCCCGACGATCTACCGCTTCTTCGGCGACAAGCAGGGGTTGCTCGACGCGGTCGCGGCCCACGGCCTGCGCACCTACCTCGAAACCAAGTCCGCCGTTCCGCCGTCCGGCGACCCCGTGGCCGACCTGCGCCGCGGATGGGATCTGCACGTCGAGCTCGGCCTGGCGAGACCCGCCCTCTATGCGCTCATGTACGGCCGGCCGCGCGCCGCCGCGTCACCGGCCGCCCGGGCCGCCGCCGACATCCTGGCCGGCCACATCCAGCGCATCGCCGAAGCGGGGCGCCTGCGCGTACCCGAGGCGCTCGCCGCCGACCTCGTTCGCGCCGTCGGCTCCGGCACGACCCTCGCCCTCATCGCCACCCCAGAAGACCAGCGCGACCCGGCGCTGTCGACCGCCGCCCGCGAAGCGGTCATCGCCTCGATCACGACGGACCAGCCCATCGGACGCGAGCCCGGACCGGTGACCGCCGCCGTCGCCCTGCGCGCCGCCCTGCCCCACGTCGACGCGCTCACCGCCGGGGAGAAGGCGCTGCTGGCCGAGTGGCTCGACCGCATCCGGGCATGA
- a CDS encoding SDR family oxidoreductase, which produces MIIVTGASGQLGSAVVDDLLQRLPAEEFGVSVRDPRKLANLEQRGVRVRRGDFAEPGSLQEAFEGASRVLIVSAAATGDAALRLHRNAIDAAVAARVKRIVYTSHMGAGHSSPFAPMPDHAATEDALRAAGTAFTSLRNGFYASTVPRLLQHALHTGELRVPQDGAVAWTAHRDLAEAAARTLVDELFDGPTPPLTGPAAIDMAGVAEIASRVLGREIRHVVISDDDYRDDLLTGGVPAQAADMLVGLFAASRRGDFGPADPALPSLLDRPAITLEEYLRTSLVA; this is translated from the coding sequence ATGATCATCGTGACCGGAGCGAGCGGGCAGCTCGGCAGCGCCGTCGTGGACGACCTGCTGCAGCGGCTGCCTGCCGAAGAGTTCGGGGTGAGCGTTCGCGACCCGCGGAAGCTGGCGAACCTGGAGCAGCGCGGTGTGCGCGTGCGTCGCGGCGACTTCGCCGAGCCCGGGAGCCTGCAGGAGGCGTTCGAGGGTGCGTCACGCGTGCTGATCGTGTCGGCCGCTGCCACCGGCGACGCGGCACTCCGCCTGCACCGCAACGCCATCGACGCCGCCGTGGCCGCGAGGGTCAAGCGCATCGTCTACACGAGCCACATGGGTGCCGGCCACTCGTCTCCGTTCGCGCCGATGCCCGACCACGCCGCCACCGAGGACGCCCTGCGGGCGGCGGGTACGGCCTTCACCTCCCTGCGCAACGGCTTCTACGCCTCGACCGTCCCGAGGCTGCTGCAGCACGCCCTGCACACCGGTGAGCTGCGCGTTCCGCAGGACGGAGCCGTTGCATGGACCGCACACCGCGATCTCGCCGAGGCTGCGGCGCGCACCCTCGTCGACGAGTTGTTCGACGGCCCCACCCCGCCGCTGACCGGCCCGGCGGCGATCGACATGGCCGGCGTCGCCGAGATCGCATCGCGCGTCCTCGGGCGCGAGATCCGGCACGTCGTCATCTCGGACGATGACTACCGGGACGACCTGCTCACCGGCGGCGTGCCGGCACAGGCGGCGGACATGCTCGTCGGCCTGTTCGCCGCGAGCCGGCGCGGTGACTTCGGACCGGCCGATCCCGCATTGCCCAGTCTTCTCGACCGTCCTGCGATCACGCTCGAGGAGTACCTGCGTACGTCGCTCGTCGCCTAG
- a CDS encoding sugar nucleotide-binding protein yields MTVLVVGGSGFLGREVARQSLAAGHQMAATYLTRPTDVAGTTWHAMDIRDRQQVADLVTAIKPDLVVNAAFQKADWASSADGAAHVAIAAASVAARLVHVSSDAVFSGTAIRYDETSVPDPTTPYGAAKAAAETAIKAISPTAVIARTSLIIGDGGSLHERRVHALATGQVTGVLFTDDVRCPVHVADLAAALLELASSDHAGIHHVAGTDAVSRHELGTLIARRDGLDTAALPAGRRADANRPGPVDVRLDCTLTQQRLRTELRGARRFLNRHTGSAIDQERTFDRESAI; encoded by the coding sequence ATGACAGTCCTCGTCGTTGGCGGTAGCGGATTTCTCGGCAGGGAGGTTGCCCGGCAGTCATTGGCTGCGGGGCATCAGATGGCCGCGACATACCTGACCCGACCGACCGACGTGGCCGGCACGACGTGGCACGCCATGGATATCCGGGACCGCCAGCAGGTCGCTGACCTGGTAACTGCGATCAAGCCGGACTTGGTGGTCAACGCAGCTTTCCAGAAGGCCGACTGGGCGAGCAGCGCCGACGGCGCCGCGCACGTTGCCATCGCTGCCGCCTCGGTAGCCGCGCGACTGGTTCATGTATCCAGCGACGCGGTGTTCTCCGGTACGGCGATCCGCTACGACGAGACGTCAGTACCTGACCCGACCACCCCCTACGGCGCCGCCAAGGCCGCAGCCGAGACCGCGATCAAGGCCATCAGTCCAACCGCGGTGATCGCCCGCACCTCGTTGATCATCGGCGACGGCGGCTCTCTCCACGAGCGCCGAGTGCATGCCCTGGCCACCGGCCAGGTCACCGGGGTGCTGTTCACCGACGACGTGCGCTGCCCCGTCCACGTCGCCGACCTGGCCGCAGCACTTCTCGAACTTGCGTCATCCGACCATGCCGGCATCCACCATGTCGCGGGAACCGATGCGGTGAGCCGCCACGAACTGGGAACCCTGATCGCCCGTCGGGACGGTCTCGACACCGCCGCATTACCGGCCGGCCGGCGAGCCGACGCCAACCGGCCCGGGCCGGTCGACGTACGCCTCGATTGCACCCTCACCCAGCAACGCCTACGTACCGAACTGCGCGGCGCCCGCCGGTTTCTCAACCGCCATACCGGTAGCGCGATCGACCAAGAACGTACGTTTGATCGCGAATCGGCCATCTAA
- a CDS encoding ABC transporter substrate-binding protein: protein MRIASLLPAATEIVAALGRADDLVAVTYECEAAIRERVPVVVDTALPPGLEPGEIDAVVRDRAARGLPMYELDRAALAALQPDLILTQDLCAVCALPAGTVADALDAIGCRADVLSLDPRSVGDVLGAITAVGDRIGASTELVGVLRARLDAVAAAVGERPRPRVLVLEWVDPPFLAGHWVPELVRRAGGEPIGAVEGGRSVTADWAELAALAADVVLVAPCGYGLDAATEQAAVVRERFAGAAVLAIDADSYVVRAGPRIVDGIEAIAWALHPGAMPPPPPGRITWCAPAR from the coding sequence GTGCGGATCGCCTCGCTGCTCCCGGCCGCCACCGAGATCGTGGCCGCTCTCGGGCGGGCGGACGACCTCGTCGCGGTCACCTACGAGTGCGAGGCGGCGATCCGGGAGCGCGTCCCCGTCGTCGTCGACACCGCGCTCCCGCCCGGGCTGGAGCCCGGCGAGATCGACGCGGTCGTCCGGGACCGGGCCGCCCGCGGGCTGCCGATGTACGAGCTGGACCGCGCCGCGCTCGCCGCGCTGCAGCCCGACCTGATCCTCACGCAGGACCTGTGCGCGGTGTGCGCGCTGCCCGCGGGGACCGTGGCCGATGCCCTGGACGCCATCGGCTGCCGGGCCGACGTGTTGTCGCTCGATCCGCGGTCGGTGGGGGACGTGCTCGGCGCGATCACGGCGGTCGGGGATCGGATCGGAGCATCGACCGAGCTCGTCGGCGTGTTGCGGGCCCGGCTCGACGCCGTCGCCGCCGCGGTCGGTGAACGCCCGCGGCCGCGCGTGCTGGTGCTGGAATGGGTCGACCCACCGTTCCTCGCCGGGCACTGGGTGCCCGAGCTGGTGCGTCGCGCGGGCGGCGAGCCGATCGGGGCGGTGGAGGGTGGCCGCAGCGTGACCGCAGACTGGGCCGAGCTCGCTGCGCTGGCCGCCGACGTCGTGCTCGTGGCGCCGTGCGGCTACGGCCTCGACGCCGCCACGGAGCAGGCGGCCGTCGTGCGTGAGCGGTTCGCGGGCGCGGCGGTGCTGGCGATCGACGCCGACTCCTACGTCGTCCGCGCCGGCCCGCGGATCGTCGACGGGATCGAGGCGATCGCGTGGGCGCTACACCCGGGAGCCATGCCGCCGCCCCCGCCGGGCCGGATCACGTGGTGTGCGCCGGCGCGGTGA
- a CDS encoding ester cyclase, translating into MNAQGLVRLQYNAITTGDPEAAAASVAPDFVNDEAAAEPPACALPGPAGLLATSAWLRFAFSDLEVVEHTSLADADHVLSHVTFRGTHTGPFTQFADGRLTQVVPPTGRAFAVDQVHLFRVRDGELVGHAAVRDDLGLMTQIGVFPPTPAVGLRIAWWRLTGRAAAAGRAVVAASEEAAARRTHRRPLTEPRINEWAGPVP; encoded by the coding sequence GTGAACGCCCAGGGACTTGTCCGCCTCCAGTACAACGCGATAACCACCGGCGACCCGGAGGCCGCCGCGGCATCGGTGGCGCCCGACTTCGTCAACGACGAGGCCGCCGCGGAGCCGCCGGCCTGCGCATTGCCCGGGCCGGCCGGGCTGCTCGCCACCAGCGCATGGTTGCGCTTCGCCTTCTCCGACCTGGAGGTCGTCGAGCACACCTCGCTCGCCGACGCCGATCATGTGCTCTCACACGTCACGTTCCGGGGTACGCACACCGGGCCGTTCACGCAGTTCGCGGATGGCCGGCTCACGCAGGTGGTCCCGCCGACCGGCCGGGCCTTCGCGGTCGACCAGGTGCACCTGTTCCGCGTGCGGGACGGCGAGCTGGTCGGCCATGCCGCAGTGCGCGACGACCTGGGCCTCATGACCCAGATCGGGGTGTTCCCGCCGACTCCGGCGGTCGGCCTGCGCATCGCGTGGTGGCGGCTGACGGGCCGGGCGGCAGCCGCTGGACGGGCCGTGGTCGCGGCGAGTGAGGAGGCCGCGGCTCGTCGCACCCACCGGCGCCCGCTGACGGAACCTCGGATCAACGAGTGGGCCGGACCGGTGCCGTGA
- a CDS encoding TetR/AcrR family transcriptional regulator, translating to MPGRPRSLEADAAILAAALDLLLERGIEATSIEQVARRAGVTRATVYRRFADKTQLLVATVEAACGSPPAAPEIRDVEHLLTGWSYALADPRQRRLLRRLYAATDDLPELATAYRTRFGEHRDQARRQVFARARDRGQLPADTDPDVLLDVLTGAVWQHLGSRPDTSTPADVERFLRAVLHHAGYRPEGRGDATH from the coding sequence GTGCCCGGTCGTCCCCGTAGCCTCGAGGCGGACGCCGCCATCCTGGCGGCCGCGCTCGACCTGCTGCTCGAACGCGGTATCGAGGCCACCAGCATCGAGCAGGTGGCCCGGCGCGCCGGGGTCACGCGCGCCACCGTGTACCGGCGCTTCGCGGACAAGACCCAGCTGCTCGTCGCCACCGTGGAGGCCGCGTGCGGCAGCCCGCCGGCCGCACCGGAGATCCGCGACGTCGAGCACCTGCTGACCGGGTGGTCCTATGCACTCGCCGACCCGCGCCAGCGCCGCCTACTGCGTCGCCTCTACGCGGCGACCGACGACCTCCCGGAGCTCGCAACGGCGTACCGCACCCGCTTCGGGGAGCACCGCGACCAGGCCCGCCGGCAGGTCTTCGCACGAGCCCGCGACCGCGGGCAGCTACCCGCCGACACCGATCCCGACGTCCTGCTGGACGTCCTCACCGGGGCCGTCTGGCAGCACCTCGGGTCCCGCCCGGACACGAGCACACCCGCCGACGTGGAGCGGTTCCTGCGCGCCGTGCTGCACCACGCCGGCTACCGACCGGAGGGACGAGGAGATGCAACGCACTGA
- a CDS encoding Lrp/AsnC family transcriptional regulator: protein MSGERHLDPVDWRILQQLQDDASITNKELAARVGLPTSSCHERVRRLRVLGVITAVRAVVEPAAVGRGLQAFVAVQLRPHRRELVEAFTAAVLALPETLALYTVSGPDDFFLHVAVADSAHLHRLIVDHLTTRPEVGHAQTHLIFDRPITAPVRPTR from the coding sequence ATGTCTGGTGAGCGCCATCTGGATCCGGTGGACTGGCGAATCCTGCAGCAATTGCAGGACGACGCGTCGATCACGAACAAGGAGCTGGCCGCCCGGGTCGGCCTGCCCACATCCTCGTGCCACGAGCGGGTGCGACGGCTGCGGGTGCTCGGCGTGATCACGGCCGTGCGGGCGGTGGTGGAGCCGGCCGCCGTCGGCCGCGGTCTGCAGGCGTTCGTGGCCGTGCAGCTGCGCCCGCACCGCAGAGAACTCGTGGAGGCGTTCACGGCCGCTGTGCTCGCGCTGCCGGAGACGCTCGCGCTCTACACGGTGTCGGGCCCGGACGACTTCTTCCTCCACGTCGCCGTCGCCGACAGCGCCCACCTGCACCGCCTGATCGTCGACCACCTCACCACCCGGCCCGAGGTCGGCCACGCCCAGACCCATCTGATCTTCGACCGGCCGATCACGGCACCGGTCCGACCGACTCGTTGA
- a CDS encoding DUF2000 domain-containing protein: MPPRCVLVLDPASPRWLIANASAVLGASAGAAGAAVLGPDLTDASGGRWAGIAEIVVPVLAASPAELADLRIAAQEAGVTAMAFPDLAQASPTYADYTTAVASTPTSDIGVHALALLGSGNAVRRLTRHLPALADPVPVP, from the coding sequence GTGCCTCCCCGCTGTGTCCTCGTCCTCGACCCCGCTTCTCCGCGCTGGCTGATCGCCAACGCCTCCGCCGTGCTCGGCGCGTCCGCGGGTGCCGCGGGCGCCGCCGTGCTCGGGCCCGACCTGACCGACGCGTCCGGCGGCCGCTGGGCCGGAATCGCCGAGATCGTGGTTCCCGTTCTCGCCGCATCGCCCGCCGAGCTCGCCGATCTGCGCATCGCGGCGCAGGAGGCCGGTGTCACCGCGATGGCCTTCCCCGATCTCGCGCAGGCCTCGCCCACCTACGCCGACTACACCACTGCGGTGGCGAGCACCCCGACCTCCGACATCGGCGTGCACGCCCTCGCCCTGCTCGGGTCCGGCAACGCCGTCCGCAGGCTCACCCGGCACCTGCCCGCGCTCGCCGACCCCGTCCCGGTCCCATGA
- a CDS encoding LysE family translocator: MTPERWTAFVGVLLVVVFTPGPDFAVVLRHALAGPARGVRAAAGNVTGLAAHTTAAALGLSAVLAARPDVLTAVRLAGAAYLGWLAVQAIRAAFARHEAAVHPARGRSAHPYLDGLATNLLNPKALLFFLGLIPQFVVPGPTVTTQLLLLAGTTVVAAVLWWAVVILLAARGRAVLGRSRVRRAVDGVAGGVLLAVAVGIARG, translated from the coding sequence ATGACCCCGGAGCGTTGGACGGCGTTCGTCGGCGTCCTGCTCGTGGTGGTGTTCACCCCAGGACCGGACTTCGCCGTGGTGCTGCGGCACGCGCTCGCCGGCCCGGCACGGGGTGTGCGAGCCGCCGCGGGCAACGTCACGGGCCTGGCCGCGCACACCACTGCCGCGGCGCTCGGCCTCTCCGCGGTGCTCGCCGCCCGCCCGGACGTGCTCACTGCGGTCCGCCTCGCGGGCGCCGCCTATCTGGGGTGGCTCGCCGTGCAGGCGATCCGGGCCGCGTTCGCCCGCCACGAGGCGGCCGTGCACCCGGCGCGCGGGCGCAGCGCACATCCGTACCTCGACGGCCTCGCGACCAACCTGCTCAATCCCAAGGCGCTGCTGTTCTTCCTCGGCCTGATCCCACAGTTCGTCGTGCCCGGCCCCACCGTCACCACCCAGCTGCTCCTGCTGGCCGGCACCACCGTGGTGGCGGCGGTGCTGTGGTGGGCCGTGGTGATCCTCCTCGCCGCCCGCGGCCGCGCCGTGCTCGGCCGATCCCGCGTGCGGCGGGCCGTCGACGGGGTGGCAGGGGGCGTGCTGCTCGCCGTGGCGGTCGGCATCGCACGCGGGTGA